The following are encoded in a window of Castanea sativa cultivar Marrone di Chiusa Pesio chromosome 5, ASM4071231v1 genomic DNA:
- the LOC142635079 gene encoding GLABROUS1 enhancer-binding protein-like translates to MAPKRPSHLDDPPAASSSEEEEEETSSEDEEDEEEEGESSSEEEEHKAEAAKIDSLPSTPVKPQPKKSDPPAPTSNSKPQTHSSSSGSESESETESGSTPDPNVKPLASKPMEPDPTPVKATKPRSKPSSARSSAATKKRPNGEAEATPSKRVKKKDPEPKSQDAVVSPSEDSKKGGGGGGDEKKLFQRLWSDENEIELLKGMLDYTALRGADPAADAAAFFEFVKKSLHVEVTKAQLVDKMKRLRKKYNNNAGRGKKGKDPTFSKPHEQKTYELSKKIWGSVEAATEAEKAKDINNGKAKAKDNKNGKAKAKDNNNSNSNSNSNNNKKNQKGSNLIRSLKEELMESSPVLYKYGEKMEIDGDSGSGLGSGSCLNGMLRFDKSVWLDERVIKRGLKLIDEEKKVELEERWKEVELAELELFVKRTELIKDQARLILEAYKDH, encoded by the coding sequence atGGCTCCGAAACGCCCATCTCATCTGGACGATCCACCAGCTGCTTCGTcttctgaagaagaagaagaagaaacttcctctgaagatgaagaagatgaagaagaagaaggagaaagttcatctgaagaagaagaacacaaAGCTGAAGCAGCTAAAATTGATTCGTTACCATCCACTCCAGTGAAACCCCAACCCAAAAAATCTGACCCTCCTGCTCCAACCTCAAATTCCAAGCCCCAAACCCATTCTTCTTCGTCCGGGTCGGAATCCGAGTCCGAAACCGAATCCGGATCCACACCCGACCCGAACGTCAAGCCCTTGGCCTCCAAACCCATGGAGCCCGACCCGACTCCGGTGAAGGCGACGAAGCCCAGATCCAAGCCTTCCTCCGCGAGATCCTCCGCCGCCACCAAGAAGCGTCCGAACGGCGAAGCCGAAGCCACGCCGTCGAAGCGGGTCAAGAAGAAGGACCCGGAACCGAAATCCCAAGACGCCGTCGTTTCGCCCTCGGAGGACTCGAAGAAAGGCGGCGGCGGCGGGGGGGACGAGAAGAAGCTGTTCCAGAGGCTGTGGAGCGACGAGAACGAAATCGAGTTGCTGAAAGGGATGTTGGACTACACCGCCTTGCGCGGCGCGGATCCCGCCGCAGATGCCGCCGCGTTCTTCGAGTTCGTTAAGAAGAGCCTCCACGTGGAGGTCACGAAGGCCCAGCTGGTGGACAAGATGAAGAGGTTAAGGAAGAAGTACAACAACAATGCCGGACGAGGAAAGAAAGGCAAAGACCCGACCTTTTCGAAACCCCACGAACAAAAGACTTACGAGTTGTCGAAGAAGATTTGGGGCTCCGTTGAAGCTGCCACTGAGGCTGAGAAAGCTAAGGACATCAACAATGGGAAAGCTAAAGCTAAGGACAACAAAAATGGGAAAGCTAAGGCTAAggacaacaacaacagcaacagcaacagcaacagcaacaataATAAGAAGAATCAGAAAGGTAGCAATTTGATTAGGAGTTTGAAGGAGGAATTGATGGAGTCGTCTCCGGTTTTGTACAAGTATGGCGAGAAGATGGAGATTGATGGGGATTCGGGTTCAGGGTTGGGTTCAGGGAGCTGTTTGAATGGGATGTTAAGGTTTGATAAGAGTGTGTGGTTGGACGAGAGGGTCATAAAGCGTGGGCTCAAATTGattgatgaagagaagaaggtGGAATTAGAGGAGAGGTGGAAGGAGGTGGAGTTGGCTGAATTGGAATTGTTTGTGAAGCGGACCGAGTTGATTAAGGACCAGGCCAGGTTGATACTCGAGGCATACAAGGACCACTGA